From Motacilla alba alba isolate MOTALB_02 chromosome 4A, Motacilla_alba_V1.0_pri, whole genome shotgun sequence, one genomic window encodes:
- the LOC119695099 gene encoding UAP56-interacting factor-like isoform X1: MEAAGPQPAPGPAAGPQPGAEEIDMSLDDIIKRHRKEQTDASPVGDSRRQQVKNRSSASGYGRPRYRAWKQRNLQGPHRFRRGFGQQQFSRRQFRNALPGRKRRAAAAFDGVSPLNRQDSAQEGTKKSNAFAKSSGGQQEEQPQPSPGPKRFRADAASIHAPGRSRPFLLNRGPAFQQKRVQQWLSKGRFQRGQMDSQGEGKWPRMRRWQVKPSPGAILTVSVVNPQAGQPSLPGSKRPFLRSQRPPARVAKPQPKGVLLRFNFRAMANQTSLTLDERFSGLRNMRRFTAARSAGRTVTMP; this comes from the exons AtggaggcggcggggccgcagcccgcgccgggccccgcggcggggccgcagCCGGGGGCCGAGGAGATCGACATGTCCCTGG ATGACATCATAAAGCGCCACAGGAAAGAGCAGACAGATGCCAGCCCCGTGGGCgacagcagaaggcagcaggtcAAGAACAGGAGTTCAGCCTCTGGCTATGGGCGTCCCCGATACCGAGCCTGGAAGCAGAGGAATTTGCAAG GACCTCACCGTTTCAGAAGAGGCTTTGGACAGCAGCAGTTCAGTCGGAGACAGTTCAGGAATGCTCTGCCTGGTCGCAagagaagagcagctgctgcatttgaTGGAGTGAGCCCTTTAAATCGCCAGGACTCGGCTCAGGAG GGCACCAAGAAGAGCAATGCTTTTGCCAAAAGCAgtggtgggcagcaggaggaacagCCACAGCCATCTCCAGGCCCCAAGAGATTCAGAGCAGATGCTGCCAGCATCCACGCCCCAGGGAGAAG CAGGCCTTTCCTGCTGAACAGGGGACCAGCGTTCCAGCAGAAGCGGGTGCAGCAGTGGCTCTCCAAAGGCCGCTTCCAGAGAGGG caGATGGATTCtcaaggagaagggaaatggCCAAGGATGAGAAG GTGGCAAGTGAAACCCAGCCCGGGAGCAATTCTGACGGTTTCTGTGGTTAATCCTCAGGCGGGCCAGCCCAGCCT GCCTGGATCCAAGCGCCCATTCCTGCGAAGCCAGAGACCCCCAGCACGGGTGGCCAAGCCCCAGCCCAAGGGGGTGCTGCTGAGGTTCAACTTCCGCGCCATGGCCAACCAG ACCAGCCTGACGCTGGATGAGAGGTTCTCTGGTCTGAGGAATATGAGGCGCTTTACAGCGGCCCGGAGCGCCGGACGGACGGTCACCATGCCTTAG
- the LOC119695099 gene encoding UAP56-interacting factor-like isoform X2 codes for MEAAGPQPAPGPAAGPQPGAEEIDMSLDDIIKRHRKEQTDASPVGDSRRQQVKNRSSASGYGRPRYRAWKQRNLQGPHRFRRGFGQQQFSRRQFRNALPGRKRRAAAAFDGVSPLNRQDSAQEGTKKSNAFAKSSGGQQEEQPQPSPGPKRFRADAASIHAPGRRPFLLNRGPAFQQKRVQQWLSKGRFQRGQMDSQGEGKWPRMRRWQVKPSPGAILTVSVVNPQAGQPSLPGSKRPFLRSQRPPARVAKPQPKGVLLRFNFRAMANQTSLTLDERFSGLRNMRRFTAARSAGRTVTMP; via the exons AtggaggcggcggggccgcagcccgcgccgggccccgcggcggggccgcagCCGGGGGCCGAGGAGATCGACATGTCCCTGG ATGACATCATAAAGCGCCACAGGAAAGAGCAGACAGATGCCAGCCCCGTGGGCgacagcagaaggcagcaggtcAAGAACAGGAGTTCAGCCTCTGGCTATGGGCGTCCCCGATACCGAGCCTGGAAGCAGAGGAATTTGCAAG GACCTCACCGTTTCAGAAGAGGCTTTGGACAGCAGCAGTTCAGTCGGAGACAGTTCAGGAATGCTCTGCCTGGTCGCAagagaagagcagctgctgcatttgaTGGAGTGAGCCCTTTAAATCGCCAGGACTCGGCTCAGGAG GGCACCAAGAAGAGCAATGCTTTTGCCAAAAGCAgtggtgggcagcaggaggaacagCCACAGCCATCTCCAGGCCCCAAGAGATTCAGAGCAGATGCTGCCAGCATCCACGCCCCAGGGAGAAG GCCTTTCCTGCTGAACAGGGGACCAGCGTTCCAGCAGAAGCGGGTGCAGCAGTGGCTCTCCAAAGGCCGCTTCCAGAGAGGG caGATGGATTCtcaaggagaagggaaatggCCAAGGATGAGAAG GTGGCAAGTGAAACCCAGCCCGGGAGCAATTCTGACGGTTTCTGTGGTTAATCCTCAGGCGGGCCAGCCCAGCCT GCCTGGATCCAAGCGCCCATTCCTGCGAAGCCAGAGACCCCCAGCACGGGTGGCCAAGCCCCAGCCCAAGGGGGTGCTGCTGAGGTTCAACTTCCGCGCCATGGCCAACCAG ACCAGCCTGACGCTGGATGAGAGGTTCTCTGGTCTGAGGAATATGAGGCGCTTTACAGCGGCCCGGAGCGCCGGACGGACGGTCACCATGCCTTAG